One Angustibacter sp. Root456 genomic window carries:
- a CDS encoding DUF3040 domain-containing protein, which translates to MPLSEHEQRVLEQMEHAIQAEDPKFATAMRGRTPRARHRRRILLGSVGVVVGLVLVVLGVARSVVPLAVAGFVLMLAAGALAATPPRKTATGPLGAVGPDGATRPRPKRSRAQRSGTFMQRLEQRWDRRRDGGSWG; encoded by the coding sequence GTGCCGCTTTCCGAGCACGAGCAGCGGGTGCTCGAGCAGATGGAGCACGCCATCCAGGCCGAGGACCCCAAGTTCGCCACCGCGATGCGCGGTCGCACCCCGCGGGCCCGTCACCGTCGGCGCATCCTGCTCGGCAGCGTCGGTGTCGTCGTCGGGCTGGTGCTCGTCGTCCTCGGCGTGGCCCGCAGCGTGGTCCCGCTCGCAGTCGCCGGATTCGTGCTCATGCTCGCCGCCGGAGCGCTCGCAGCCACCCCGCCCCGCAAGACGGCCACCGGCCCCCTCGGTGCCGTCGGGCCCGACGGCGCGACCCGTCCGCGGCCCAAGCGCAGCCGCGCGCAGCGCTCCGGCACCTTCATGCAGCGCCTCGAGCAGCGGTGGGACCGCCGCCGCGACGGCGGCTCCTGGGGCTGA
- the mraZ gene encoding division/cell wall cluster transcriptional repressor MraZ — MFLGTHSPRLDDKGRLILPAKFRDKLAGGLVVTRGQERCLYVFAMDEFMRVADQMRSAPMTSKAARDYLRVFLSGASDEIPDKQGRVTIPTTLREYAGLDRDLAVIGAGSRIEIWDAGAWASYLAESEQAFSEQAEEVVPGLM, encoded by the coding sequence GTGTTCCTGGGCACTCACTCGCCGCGTCTGGACGACAAAGGCCGCCTGATCCTCCCCGCCAAGTTCCGGGACAAGCTCGCTGGCGGCCTGGTCGTGACCCGCGGCCAGGAGCGCTGCCTGTACGTCTTCGCGATGGACGAGTTCATGCGGGTCGCCGACCAGATGCGCTCGGCCCCCATGACCAGCAAGGCCGCCCGCGACTACCTGCGCGTCTTCCTCTCCGGCGCCAGCGACGAGATCCCCGACAAGCAAGGACGCGTGACGATCCCGACGACGCTGCGCGAGTACGCCGGACTCGACCGCGACCTGGCCGTGATCGGAGCCGGGTCGCGCATCGAAATCTGGGACGCCGGCGCCTGGGCGAGCTACCTCGCGGAGTCCGAGCAGGCCTTCTCCGAGCAGGCCGAGGAGGTGGTGCCCGGCCTGATGTGA
- a CDS encoding DUF3488 and transglutaminase-like domain-containing protein, translated as MTRDRLAAPLAALATALTMWSLAPTVDGQDWQTPAVLMVVLVLLTGLGARALRLPRVLVALAQLLVGLVALTATFAGDAAVWAVLPGPAALNRLGQVVVDGFDTVNRYSAPVPTSEGISLILAIGVLLVAVAVDAAVVGWRSPAAAGLPLLALYAVPAAVVPDGLQWRYFVAAATGWLLLLAHDASGRVLRWGRLLPRWGSSASASRQTLTTDTAAMASTGRRLGAAAIVLAVVLPALVPGLPEGLLTRGGAGAGGSGLGGLTVINPVLTLRDNLTPRRDIEILRYNTSQADVQPLRIVTADAFDGDTWKPGTRDVSRRNRASRGLPAPPGLSPDVSQSQYSMRIEVSDALNQDFLPLPYPTRQVDIKGAWLYDAATLNVIGDGESVRGRSYDVTYLAVRPTADQLRNAPAVPDSSMQRYTTLPRDLPDVVARTARSVTRGATNQYDQAMALQQWFRTDGKFTYSTDAPADSGGDAVADFLADRKGFCVQFSSAMAVMARSLGIPARIAVGFLPGTPVQDDWWSVKLTDAHAWPELYFQNVGWVRFEPTPAARTGAPPQWAQLNATGSGPQVGNTTATAGGSGASATSGPDSRIRSLQDAERRANTGEVAAPGAPLAPADRTWSRWWRVGAVVLLLLAAIALTPVTALFGRRRRRRAALTDAARAEAAWADLHEQVADLGITLADSLTPRQVDRHLAEQVDLGDQSRAALARVTGAVERARYARPAGQQSQGQTALAVPPQASGDGAGGTANDVGHDVRAVVRAVAGSRSRGQRLRAALYPRSGAERTAGVARWFGRRFAAADSALARWSHRLRLPRVHRHR; from the coding sequence GTGACCCGCGACCGGCTGGCCGCGCCGCTGGCGGCCCTCGCCACTGCACTGACGATGTGGTCGCTCGCTCCCACGGTCGACGGCCAGGACTGGCAGACGCCGGCCGTGCTGATGGTCGTGCTCGTGCTGCTCACCGGCCTGGGGGCTCGCGCGCTGCGGCTGCCGCGCGTCCTGGTGGCCCTCGCCCAGCTGCTGGTCGGTCTCGTGGCGCTCACCGCGACCTTCGCGGGCGACGCCGCGGTGTGGGCGGTGCTTCCGGGGCCCGCCGCGCTCAATCGGCTGGGCCAGGTGGTCGTCGACGGCTTCGACACGGTCAACCGCTACTCGGCGCCGGTGCCGACGTCGGAGGGGATCTCGCTGATCCTCGCGATCGGTGTGCTGCTGGTCGCCGTCGCCGTCGACGCCGCGGTGGTCGGGTGGCGCTCCCCCGCCGCCGCAGGCCTGCCGCTGCTCGCGCTCTACGCCGTACCGGCGGCGGTCGTGCCGGACGGTCTGCAGTGGCGGTACTTCGTCGCCGCCGCGACGGGCTGGCTGCTGCTGCTCGCGCACGACGCCAGCGGGCGGGTGCTGCGCTGGGGCCGCCTGCTGCCCCGCTGGGGGAGCTCGGCGAGCGCCAGCCGTCAGACGCTGACCACCGACACCGCAGCGATGGCCTCCACCGGGCGCCGGCTCGGTGCGGCGGCCATCGTGCTGGCCGTCGTCCTGCCCGCGCTCGTGCCGGGCCTGCCGGAGGGGCTGCTGACCCGTGGTGGCGCGGGGGCGGGCGGCAGCGGGCTCGGTGGCCTGACGGTGATCAACCCCGTGCTCACGCTGCGCGACAACCTCACGCCGCGCCGGGACATCGAGATCCTGCGCTACAACACCAGCCAGGCCGACGTGCAGCCGCTGCGCATCGTCACGGCCGACGCGTTCGACGGCGACACCTGGAAGCCGGGCACGCGCGACGTCTCGCGGCGCAACCGGGCCAGCCGGGGCCTACCTGCGCCTCCCGGTCTGTCGCCCGACGTGTCGCAGAGCCAGTACTCGATGCGGATCGAGGTCAGCGACGCGCTCAACCAGGACTTCCTGCCGCTGCCGTACCCGACGCGCCAGGTCGACATCAAGGGCGCGTGGCTGTACGACGCCGCCACGCTCAACGTCATCGGGGACGGCGAGAGCGTGCGCGGGCGCTCCTACGACGTCACCTACCTCGCCGTGCGGCCGACGGCCGACCAGCTGCGCAACGCCCCGGCGGTTCCCGACAGCAGCATGCAGCGCTACACGACCTTGCCGCGCGACCTGCCGGACGTCGTGGCCCGCACCGCACGGTCGGTGACGCGCGGCGCCACCAACCAGTACGACCAGGCGATGGCCCTGCAGCAGTGGTTCCGGACGGACGGCAAGTTCACGTACTCCACCGACGCACCGGCCGACTCCGGTGGCGACGCGGTGGCCGACTTCCTGGCCGACCGCAAGGGCTTCTGCGTGCAGTTCTCCTCGGCCATGGCGGTGATGGCCCGCAGTCTCGGCATCCCCGCGCGCATCGCGGTCGGGTTCCTGCCCGGAACGCCGGTGCAGGACGACTGGTGGTCGGTGAAGCTCACCGACGCCCACGCCTGGCCGGAGCTGTACTTCCAGAACGTCGGCTGGGTGCGCTTCGAGCCGACGCCGGCCGCGCGCACCGGCGCGCCGCCGCAGTGGGCGCAGCTGAACGCCACCGGCAGCGGACCGCAGGTCGGCAACACGACCGCCACGGCGGGTGGCTCCGGCGCCAGCGCCACGAGCGGACCGGACTCGCGGATCCGTTCGCTCCAGGATGCCGAGCGGCGCGCGAACACCGGTGAGGTGGCCGCACCCGGCGCGCCGCTGGCGCCGGCGGACCGGACGTGGTCGCGGTGGTGGCGGGTCGGGGCCGTGGTGCTGCTGCTGCTCGCGGCGATCGCCCTCACCCCCGTGACCGCCCTGTTCGGCCGTCGACGCCGCCGCCGAGCCGCCCTCACCGACGCGGCGCGGGCTGAGGCGGCGTGGGCCGACCTGCACGAGCAGGTCGCAGACCTCGGGATCACGCTGGCCGACTCGCTGACGCCGCGTCAGGTCGACCGGCACCTGGCTGAGCAGGTCGACCTCGGCGACCAGTCCCGCGCGGCGCTGGCCCGCGTCACCGGCGCCGTCGAGCGGGCTCGCTACGCCCGACCGGCCGGCCAGCAGAGCCAGGGGCAGACCGCGCTGGCGGTCCCGCCGCAGGCGTCTGGCGACGGGGCCGGTGGGACGGCGAACGATGTCGGCCACGACGTGCGGGCCGTGGTGCGGGCCGTCGCGGGCAGCCGCAGTCGGGGTCAGCGGCTGCGCGCGGCGCTCTACCCGCGCTCGGGCGCAGAGCGCACCGCGGGGGTGGCACGCTGGTTCGGCCGGCGCTTCGCGGCGGCGGACAGCGCGCTCGCGCGGTGGTCGCACCGGCTGCGACTGCCCCGCGTGCACCGTCACCGCTGA
- a CDS encoding methyltransferase domain-containing protein produces MAPQSDAGRRPRRGDVASAPRTAAVWEAVERTSEALGPAPLVVLDVGGGTGGLAVPLAALGHDVTVVDPSPDALAALERRAEEAGAAERVRAVQADASQLAEVVAPASVDLVCCHGVLEYVDDPQAALRALAAVLRPGGAASLLVAQRAAVVLARALAGRFAEAAHALDDPDGRWGAGDPLPRRFDRSALLAMVDAAGLSARQVHGVRVFSDLVPEALVEGEPARAALLDLERRAGAHPDHPALAELAAQLHVVAVRDAG; encoded by the coding sequence GTGGCACCGCAGTCCGACGCCGGCCGACGCCCCCGACGCGGCGACGTCGCCAGCGCCCCCCGCACCGCCGCGGTGTGGGAGGCCGTGGAGCGCACGAGTGAGGCGCTCGGGCCCGCGCCGCTCGTCGTCCTCGATGTCGGCGGTGGCACGGGAGGTCTCGCCGTCCCGCTCGCCGCGCTCGGCCACGACGTCACCGTGGTCGACCCGAGCCCGGACGCCCTGGCGGCCCTCGAACGCCGAGCGGAGGAGGCCGGTGCGGCCGAGCGGGTGCGCGCCGTGCAGGCCGACGCCTCTCAGCTCGCCGAGGTCGTCGCCCCAGCCAGCGTCGACCTCGTCTGCTGCCACGGCGTGCTGGAGTACGTCGACGACCCGCAGGCCGCGCTGCGTGCCCTGGCCGCAGTGCTGCGCCCCGGCGGCGCCGCGAGCCTGCTGGTGGCCCAGCGGGCCGCCGTCGTGCTCGCGCGGGCGCTGGCCGGCCGCTTCGCCGAGGCAGCGCACGCCCTCGACGACCCGGATGGCCGCTGGGGCGCCGGTGACCCCCTGCCGCGCCGCTTCGACCGGTCAGCGCTGCTGGCGATGGTCGACGCCGCCGGTCTGTCGGCCCGCCAGGTGCACGGTGTGCGCGTCTTCAGCGACCTGGTGCCCGAGGCGCTGGTCGAAGGGGAACCGGCTCGGGCGGCCCTGCTCGACCTCGAGCGTCGAGCCGGCGCCCACCCCGACCACCCTGCCCTGGCCGAGCTGGCTGCCCAGCTGCACGTGGTGGCGGTCCGCGACGCCGGCTGA
- a CDS encoding DNA polymerase IV, with protein sequence MSRRQFTSSRRTDGRDATSGPQAVPGPDDTGCTILHVDMDAFYASVSLLDHPDLVGTPVIVGGGGTRGVVLSATYEARAFGVHAAMPMARARRLCPQATVIEPHHHRYAEVSRGIMAVFADVTPIVEPLSLDEAFLDVSGARRRLGRPRRIAQLIRDRVFDEQGVSCSVGVAATKFIAKLASGLAKPDGLLVVPREQTLEVLHPLPVAALWGVGERTEETLHRYGLRTVGDIAHTPVDTLRRALGPAAGAQLFDLAWGRDPRPVVPAQSERSIGAEETFAHDVDDPVLIRREILRLSERTAARLRSAAMVGRTVTLKVRFADFTTITRSRTLKESTDVAREVYAVATALYDALGLQRGRIRLVGVRVEGLMAVEHQQRQLALDDKPFGWRDAERAVDRASARFGVGSVRPAALVDPSRHPG encoded by the coding sequence GTGAGCCGCCGCCAGTTCACCTCCAGCCGTCGCACCGACGGGCGCGACGCGACGTCCGGCCCGCAGGCGGTGCCCGGCCCAGACGACACCGGCTGCACGATCCTGCACGTCGACATGGACGCCTTCTACGCGTCGGTGTCGCTGCTCGACCACCCCGACCTCGTCGGCACCCCCGTCATCGTCGGTGGCGGGGGCACGCGAGGCGTGGTGCTGTCGGCCACCTACGAGGCCCGCGCGTTCGGCGTCCACGCCGCCATGCCCATGGCCCGGGCGCGTCGGCTGTGCCCGCAGGCCACCGTCATCGAGCCGCACCACCACCGCTACGCCGAGGTCTCGCGCGGGATCATGGCCGTCTTCGCCGACGTCACCCCGATCGTCGAGCCGCTGTCGCTCGACGAGGCCTTCCTCGACGTCAGCGGGGCGCGTCGGCGCCTCGGGCGGCCCCGGCGGATCGCCCAGCTCATCCGCGACCGGGTGTTCGACGAGCAAGGGGTGAGCTGCTCGGTGGGCGTCGCGGCCACCAAGTTCATCGCCAAGCTGGCCTCCGGCCTGGCCAAGCCCGACGGTCTGCTCGTGGTGCCGCGTGAGCAGACCCTCGAGGTGCTCCACCCGTTGCCCGTCGCCGCGCTGTGGGGCGTGGGGGAACGCACCGAGGAGACGTTGCACCGCTACGGCCTGCGCACCGTCGGCGACATCGCCCACACGCCCGTCGACACGCTGCGGCGCGCGCTCGGGCCGGCCGCCGGTGCACAGCTGTTCGACCTCGCCTGGGGCCGTGACCCCAGGCCCGTGGTGCCGGCCCAGTCCGAGCGCAGCATCGGAGCCGAGGAGACGTTCGCCCACGACGTCGACGACCCGGTGCTGATCCGCCGCGAGATCCTGCGCCTGTCCGAGCGCACCGCCGCGCGGCTGCGTTCTGCGGCGATGGTGGGACGCACCGTGACGTTGAAGGTGCGCTTCGCCGACTTCACGACGATCACCCGCTCGCGCACGCTGAAGGAGTCGACCGACGTCGCCCGCGAGGTGTACGCCGTCGCCACGGCGCTGTACGACGCGCTCGGACTCCAGCGCGGTCGGATCCGGCTCGTCGGCGTGCGCGTCGAGGGCCTGATGGCCGTCGAGCACCAGCAGCGCCAGCTCGCGCTCGACGACAAGCCGTTCGGCTGGCGCGACGCCGAGCGCGCGGTCGACCGCGCCAGCGCGCGCTTCGGGGTCGGCAGCGTGCGCCCCGCCGCGTTGGTCGACCCCTCCCGCCACCCCGGCTGA
- a CDS encoding DUF58 domain-containing protein, translating into MTLRGVRRRLGQRLLSPFSRLTTRGRAVLAAGATAIVCAIVLGQRDLLRVGALLALVPVLSALVLSRARYRLACSRTVTPVRVEVGKPAQVVLEIANVSSTRCGMVLAEEHVPYTLGSRPRFVLPGLEAGERRAISYPVRSDVRGRFAVGPLSLTLTDPFGMGEHRRSFSARDDLIVIPPVVALPPVALGGDWSGSGDTRPRAVAASGEDDVTTREYRQGDDLRRVHWRSTARRGELMVRREEQPWQSRATLVLDRRRAAHRGDGQASSFEWAVSAIASLAVHLAGRGYAIRLCDGSPGEEAHVAWAHAEGHSFTGLAEASSSLVLDALASAALGGAVELQRAVHAANRSATGGLVIAVVGELTPDDTAMLAGLHQLGTTCIALLADTTSAISDVVLRERVREGVQAQAEQLRAAGWDVIEVREGEGVAATWRRVGSGRLLAGGAR; encoded by the coding sequence GTGACTCTGCGCGGCGTTCGGCGCCGGCTCGGGCAGCGGTTGCTGAGCCCGTTCTCACGCCTGACCACCCGAGGCCGAGCGGTGCTGGCGGCCGGAGCCACGGCCATCGTGTGCGCGATCGTGCTGGGCCAGCGCGACCTCCTGCGAGTTGGTGCGCTGCTCGCGCTGGTGCCCGTGCTCTCGGCGCTGGTGCTGAGCCGGGCGCGGTACCGCCTGGCCTGCTCGCGCACGGTGACGCCGGTGCGCGTCGAGGTCGGCAAGCCGGCCCAGGTGGTGCTCGAGATCGCCAACGTGTCGTCGACCCGCTGCGGCATGGTGCTGGCCGAGGAGCACGTGCCCTACACGCTCGGGTCTCGGCCGCGGTTCGTGCTGCCCGGGCTCGAGGCGGGTGAGCGGCGCGCGATCAGCTACCCCGTGCGCTCGGACGTGCGCGGCCGCTTCGCCGTCGGGCCGCTCAGCCTGACCCTCACCGACCCGTTCGGCATGGGCGAGCACCGCCGCTCGTTCTCGGCGCGGGACGACCTCATCGTCATCCCGCCCGTGGTGGCGCTGCCTCCCGTGGCGCTGGGCGGCGACTGGTCGGGGTCCGGCGACACCAGACCGCGCGCCGTCGCCGCCTCGGGCGAGGACGACGTCACGACCCGCGAGTACCGCCAGGGCGACGACCTGCGACGGGTGCACTGGCGCTCGACCGCGCGGCGCGGCGAGCTCATGGTGCGGCGCGAGGAGCAGCCGTGGCAGAGCCGGGCGACGCTCGTGCTCGACCGGCGCCGGGCGGCCCACCGCGGGGACGGGCAGGCCTCGAGCTTCGAGTGGGCGGTGTCCGCGATCGCCTCGCTCGCCGTCCACCTCGCCGGCCGGGGTTACGCCATCCGGCTCTGCGACGGCTCGCCCGGTGAGGAGGCGCACGTGGCCTGGGCGCACGCGGAGGGCCACTCGTTCACCGGCCTGGCCGAGGCGTCGTCGTCGCTGGTGCTCGACGCGCTCGCCTCCGCGGCGCTGGGCGGAGCGGTCGAGCTGCAGCGCGCGGTGCACGCGGCGAACCGCTCGGCCACCGGCGGCCTGGTGATCGCGGTGGTCGGCGAGCTCACCCCCGACGACACCGCGATGCTCGCTGGGCTGCACCAGCTCGGGACCACCTGCATCGCGCTGCTGGCCGACACGACGTCGGCCATCAGCGACGTCGTGTTGCGCGAGCGCGTGCGGGAGGGTGTCCAGGCGCAGGCCGAGCAGCTGCGCGCGGCCGGCTGGGACGTCATCGAGGTGCGCGAGGGCGAGGGGGTGGCCGCCACCTGGCGACGCGTCGGTTCGGGCCGCCTGCTCGCAGGAGGTGCCCGGTGA
- a CDS encoding MoxR family ATPase: MREKAGAIVAAVESVIEGKPDVVRTALTVLLAEGHLLIEDVPGVGKTMLAKAMARAIDCSVRRIQFTPDLLPSDVTGVSIYNQEQRDFEFKPGAIFANVVLGDEINRASPKTQSALLECMEERHVTVDGVTYHLEAPFIVIATQNPIEMEGTYPLPEAQRDRFMARLSMGYPSAAAELAMLNSHGSSSPLDDVQPVATAADVRELVVATRSVWVSDAVRQYVVDIANATRTSPDLRLGASPRATLHLLRAARAHAALAGRDHVLPDDVQQLAVQVLAHRLLLTPDALLSRRSAQDVVTGLLQRLPVPAGANG, translated from the coding sequence CTGCGCGAGAAGGCCGGGGCCATCGTCGCCGCCGTCGAGTCAGTGATCGAGGGCAAGCCGGACGTCGTCCGGACGGCGCTGACGGTGCTGCTCGCCGAGGGGCACCTGCTCATCGAGGACGTCCCCGGCGTCGGCAAGACCATGCTGGCCAAGGCGATGGCGCGGGCCATCGACTGCAGCGTCCGGCGCATCCAGTTCACGCCCGACCTGCTGCCGAGCGACGTCACCGGCGTCAGCATCTACAACCAGGAGCAGCGCGACTTCGAGTTCAAGCCCGGCGCCATCTTCGCCAACGTCGTGCTCGGCGACGAGATCAACCGGGCGTCGCCCAAGACGCAGTCGGCCCTGCTGGAGTGCATGGAGGAGCGGCACGTCACGGTCGACGGCGTCACCTACCACCTCGAGGCGCCGTTCATCGTCATCGCGACGCAGAACCCGATCGAGATGGAGGGCACGTACCCGCTGCCAGAGGCCCAGCGCGACCGGTTCATGGCCCGGCTGTCGATGGGCTACCCCAGCGCCGCGGCCGAGCTGGCGATGCTGAACAGCCACGGGTCGTCGTCCCCCCTCGACGACGTGCAGCCGGTGGCCACCGCCGCGGACGTGCGCGAGCTCGTGGTCGCCACCCGCAGCGTGTGGGTGAGCGACGCAGTGCGCCAGTACGTCGTCGACATCGCCAACGCCACCCGCACGAGCCCGGACCTGCGCCTCGGCGCTTCACCCCGGGCGACGCTGCACCTGCTGCGTGCCGCACGCGCGCACGCTGCGCTGGCCGGCCGCGACCACGTCCTGCCGGACGACGTCCAGCAGCTCGCGGTGCAGGTGCTCGCCCACCGCCTGCTGCTCACACCCGACGCCCTGCTGTCGCGGCGCAGCGCCCAGGACGTCGTCACGGGGCTGCTCCAGCGCCTGCCGGTTCCCGCGGGCGCGAACGGCTGA